The following coding sequences lie in one Pontibacter sp. G13 genomic window:
- the sprA gene encoding cell surface protein SprA produces MSKFSFALLFSAIAAFFAPENEIPSQDPSDVKIGNLVTWSSDPDSTSLETDGDTSKVKKNPNDRVGDATQQEYVTPLQLPAPGNFQTSFELDTDSMGFNIFERAGALDIRRPSYIGYEDYISYRLDRDREDYFREKSLANNEIAEKGLELNIDLEDLSDIFRGGTVSIRPTGFATLKFSLDHNFTDNPSLPERQRSITTFNFDQQIQLGVIGQIGEALKINANFDNQANFAFENQLKLEHSGTEDDILQNIEVGQVSMQVGNSLIQGRQNLDGIKTRLRFGPVYVTALASMERGRVESVNVGGGGAIETPFEKGAAEYDQYRHYFLSHYFRSRYEDAMSDLPIIRSNLRINRVEVWVEQQGVTQNNRNALGLVDLGENDTPFAGGEGVVYNDNLIRSGDTLLPSNNANNLYSLLLNDPAARQQNSAKSAVEGFGIGATNTEDFQVIGNMRRLRPEEYTVNTQLGYISLNSPVRSDQVLFVAFNYSLNGQNLQVGEFSDDVPADGLNSNVLFLKMLKPNVLRVSPYPAWDLMMKNIYNIGYGLQGDGFYLDVKFDSRTSAGKINFLPDGPVDNIPLIQVLGLDRLTNNTSPGPDNYFDYLEGLTVRSDKGLVIFPVLEPFGEFLAEQLDNDPNLTTKYVFQPLYDDTQPGATNNFPELNSYSLQGTYRSSSSSEIPLNTFNLQEGSVTVTAGGRTLTEGQDYQVDYFGGKVTIINQAILTSGQDIQVNYESASLVNTQTKILLGARAEYSPSDKIALGATVMNLKEQPFNIKTILGDEPLNNTLWGLDGTYQSESDFMTRLIDKIPLVSTTSPSSISLAGEFAQFLPGTPSVNKTEEDRGIVYLDDFEAAAQPTTITGIARWKMASFPEGNPRLFDPRTAYLNPLRDNYTRAKLSWYQIDQTFYLRGDLPIPDDDKSNNYTRQIQVNEIFPTANRAFGNTLINTFDLHYIPNERGLHNYQTSPTKLNPQGNFVDPEENWAGVQREIDVNNDFEATNVEFLEFWMMDPFMDEPDHEGGEFYINLGLVGEDVLPDETLSRESGLPGVDDEDNTTETDWGRVPQGNNPNDFFLADADDRIAQDVGLDGLDNEGERTFFAAYLDSLRTFLAPDAMAFAEEDPSSDDFYSYRDPRYQTEEAGILERYALYNGMERNSPPSAGGQEFTLQSTTIPDNEDLNGNGSVDFAEQYWEYRMKLHPDSLEPGTNFIVDKITTEDIPTGNANVRQTATWIQFRVPLNAGRSVGGINNFKAIGYMRMYMNGWQDSAILRLAEFQLVATQWRKYAGDLSDESIVTDPQEPPFTSFELGSVSIEENSAKEPFNYILPPGVERLIQNGSIQGSFLQNERSLQIKTCNLKDGDARGIFKKVSSDLRQYDRLKMWVHAEPTDDGVVPPNFVNTGDATAFIRLGMDNDENYYEYELPLTPSTPNDQTAENIWLASNEFDFELVKLALAKEDRNNSGTGLIYRHAYRDDDLPEGHQIYVKGTPQLSDVRNIVIGVRNPTGGEVDPVCLEVWVNELRMTNFNASAGWAGNASARLKLADLGSIDANVAYKSTGFGPLEQRLSTRSLEEMIRYNISASLNLDKFFPKKWGLQLPMYATFGEQIRNPLFDPQEGDVSADRLVESLDPEDAKERLREIQDYRRTRSINFNDWRKIKVAPGPRAGGGREGGRNQQVSYPWDISNFSVNYAYSESYARSATIEQLLNTQHQGGMNYRYTFPQLSVKPFSWVKKSSFLSQWSFNPLPTSFSMTVNGNRLFEDRRIRPTTEFGGDLDPLFTKNFLITRSYNLTWAFTQNLQLNYSATNISRVDEVKGYWSDATQEERDSVGSLIENLFHVGRDTSRGFENLINMGRNIDFVQNINLAYQLPFSQIKPLNWISGNVGYSASFNWQQAPEINPSFGGSARNNQNIQASARLDLNGLYRKFKPLRDVLDAQQKRERERRAAENASRNPRRPNPQQPQPTEEEADTTKQPSPFVKFLKNVGREVVRIGLSVKSADLSYTGNNSTTLPGYLPRTNNFGFDWEYVDPATGEISSVIAPTWQFIFGGQRDIRPTAAQYGWISRDSALSNLFLQNSSEQLTGRTSVELFRGFRVELNVNRSISTNDSEFFRWDPQEMNYRSFDPLRSGNFTMSTMLIGTAWEFGKAENSESYNEFDRIRQDISRRYSEENPNTVGNPIVQGGYVNGYLGSNQDVLITSMLASYGVYNPNKIKLTSFPDIPLPNWSVNYNLLTGIPSLKKWLSSMTLKHAYRATYSVGTFNNNLNFLDDNGDGFADEPKIVGIDSTTGTVIVDYFSEDNIQAVQMSEQFAPLIGFNMNWKNGVTTQIDFKKGRQLTMNVGSLQLVELRNTDVLLMVGYRKDKLNWNLRLFGRELYLRNSMNFSLRATLRETREVNHVLPQIVGEPRLASQPTRGSFNLILNPTVDYVVNKRLNVRVFFEYNFNDPVTGNAYRTAFTSGGFQLRFALSN; encoded by the coding sequence TTGTCGAAGTTCAGTTTTGCATTGCTGTTCTCCGCAATAGCGGCTTTTTTCGCGCCTGAAAATGAGATTCCTTCCCAAGATCCCTCAGATGTAAAAATCGGGAATCTGGTTACTTGGTCCTCAGATCCAGACAGCACGTCGCTAGAGACGGATGGAGACACCTCCAAAGTCAAGAAGAATCCCAACGACCGGGTAGGTGACGCTACCCAGCAGGAGTATGTAACCCCACTGCAACTCCCTGCGCCTGGCAATTTCCAGACTTCTTTTGAGCTGGATACTGACAGCATGGGATTCAATATCTTCGAACGTGCAGGAGCGCTCGATATACGTCGTCCTTCCTACATTGGATACGAAGATTATATTTCCTATCGGCTGGATAGGGATCGGGAAGACTATTTCCGGGAAAAGTCCCTCGCCAATAACGAGATTGCCGAAAAAGGCCTCGAATTGAATATCGATCTGGAAGACCTCTCAGATATCTTCCGGGGCGGTACCGTTTCTATCCGACCTACAGGATTCGCCACCCTGAAGTTTTCACTTGATCACAACTTTACCGACAATCCAAGCCTTCCGGAGCGTCAACGGAGTATCACTACCTTCAACTTTGATCAGCAGATCCAATTGGGGGTAATTGGCCAGATTGGGGAAGCGCTCAAGATCAATGCAAACTTTGACAACCAAGCCAATTTCGCATTTGAGAATCAGTTGAAACTCGAGCACAGCGGTACTGAGGATGACATTCTTCAGAATATCGAGGTAGGTCAGGTTTCCATGCAGGTGGGCAACTCCCTGATTCAAGGCCGACAAAACCTCGATGGGATCAAGACTCGCCTTCGATTTGGGCCTGTCTATGTGACTGCTTTGGCGTCTATGGAGCGTGGGCGTGTGGAAAGTGTGAATGTAGGCGGCGGCGGTGCGATTGAAACTCCCTTCGAAAAAGGTGCAGCCGAATACGACCAATACCGACATTACTTCTTGAGCCACTATTTCCGGTCTCGCTACGAGGATGCCATGTCTGACCTGCCGATCATTCGATCCAATCTCCGGATCAACCGAGTAGAGGTTTGGGTTGAACAGCAGGGAGTTACCCAAAACAACCGTAATGCCTTGGGATTGGTGGATTTGGGGGAGAACGACACCCCATTCGCCGGCGGGGAAGGTGTGGTTTACAATGACAACCTGATTCGGAGTGGCGATACTTTGTTGCCATCGAATAATGCCAACAATCTATATTCACTTTTGCTGAATGATCCTGCTGCACGTCAGCAGAACTCAGCCAAGAGTGCCGTTGAAGGATTTGGGATTGGTGCAACCAATACCGAGGACTTTCAGGTGATCGGTAACATGAGACGCCTTCGTCCTGAAGAATACACGGTCAATACCCAGCTTGGATATATTTCCTTGAATAGCCCTGTTCGTTCAGATCAAGTGCTGTTTGTGGCGTTTAACTATTCTTTGAATGGGCAGAATCTTCAGGTAGGGGAATTCAGCGATGATGTTCCGGCAGATGGCTTGAACTCCAATGTCCTTTTCCTCAAAATGCTGAAGCCCAACGTGCTTCGCGTTAGTCCATATCCGGCGTGGGACTTGATGATGAAAAACATCTACAACATCGGATATGGATTGCAAGGGGATGGATTCTATTTGGATGTCAAATTCGATTCGAGAACCTCAGCGGGTAAAATCAACTTCCTGCCAGACGGCCCAGTTGACAACATTCCTTTGATTCAGGTATTGGGGTTAGACCGTTTGACAAACAATACAAGTCCGGGGCCAGACAACTATTTTGACTATTTGGAAGGCCTTACTGTGAGGTCGGATAAGGGCTTGGTGATATTCCCGGTCCTAGAACCCTTTGGGGAATTCTTGGCGGAACAGCTAGATAATGACCCCAACCTCACCACCAAATACGTTTTCCAGCCACTCTATGACGATACCCAGCCGGGCGCAACCAACAACTTCCCCGAGCTGAATAGCTATAGCCTGCAAGGTACCTATCGATCGTCATCCAGTTCTGAAATCCCGCTGAACACATTCAACCTACAGGAAGGAAGTGTGACCGTAACAGCAGGAGGTCGAACATTGACGGAAGGTCAGGATTATCAGGTGGATTATTTCGGGGGAAAGGTGACGATTATCAATCAGGCGATCTTGACCTCTGGGCAGGATATTCAGGTAAATTATGAAAGTGCCTCCCTCGTCAACACTCAGACCAAAATTCTCTTGGGTGCGAGGGCAGAATATAGCCCATCGGATAAGATTGCCTTGGGAGCGACTGTCATGAATCTCAAAGAGCAGCCCTTCAACATCAAAACGATTCTGGGGGATGAGCCGCTCAACAACACCTTGTGGGGTCTGGACGGTACCTATCAATCGGAGTCTGATTTCATGACTCGCTTGATAGACAAGATCCCGCTGGTCAGTACAACTTCTCCTTCATCCATCTCCTTGGCGGGTGAATTTGCTCAATTCTTGCCTGGAACTCCAAGTGTCAATAAAACCGAGGAAGATCGGGGGATTGTCTACTTGGATGATTTTGAAGCTGCTGCTCAGCCTACAACCATCACAGGGATTGCCCGATGGAAAATGGCTTCCTTCCCTGAAGGAAACCCACGGCTATTTGACCCGCGAACGGCCTATCTGAATCCACTGAGAGACAATTACACTCGGGCAAAACTATCATGGTACCAAATTGACCAAACCTTTTACCTCAGGGGAGATTTGCCGATTCCGGATGATGACAAGTCCAACAACTACACTCGTCAAATTCAGGTCAACGAGATTTTCCCTACTGCCAACCGTGCATTTGGTAACACCCTGATCAACACATTTGACCTTCATTATATTCCCAACGAACGGGGACTCCACAACTACCAGACTTCTCCTACTAAGCTCAATCCACAGGGGAATTTTGTAGATCCTGAGGAAAACTGGGCTGGGGTCCAACGTGAAATCGACGTCAACAATGACTTTGAGGCTACGAATGTCGAATTCCTTGAATTCTGGATGATGGACCCATTCATGGACGAACCTGATCATGAAGGTGGGGAATTCTATATCAACTTGGGATTGGTTGGGGAAGATGTGCTTCCTGATGAGACCTTGAGTCGAGAAAGTGGGTTGCCCGGTGTAGACGATGAAGACAATACTACCGAAACTGATTGGGGACGGGTTCCACAGGGAAATAACCCGAACGACTTCTTCCTCGCGGATGCCGATGATCGAATCGCCCAGGATGTAGGTCTTGATGGATTGGATAATGAAGGTGAGCGAACCTTCTTTGCGGCCTATCTCGATAGCCTTCGGACCTTCCTTGCGCCAGATGCCATGGCTTTTGCGGAGGAAGATCCAAGCTCGGATGATTTCTATTCTTATCGCGATCCTCGATATCAAACCGAGGAAGCAGGGATTTTGGAGCGGTACGCCTTATACAATGGGATGGAGCGAAATTCTCCACCATCCGCAGGTGGTCAGGAGTTCACCCTTCAATCCACTACGATTCCAGACAATGAGGATTTGAACGGAAACGGTTCTGTAGATTTTGCCGAGCAATATTGGGAATATCGGATGAAACTACATCCTGATTCACTCGAGCCCGGAACCAATTTCATCGTCGATAAGATCACTACCGAAGACATTCCTACTGGGAATGCAAACGTTCGCCAGACGGCTACTTGGATTCAGTTCCGGGTCCCCTTGAATGCTGGGCGTTCCGTTGGAGGGATTAACAACTTCAAGGCCATCGGATACATGCGGATGTATATGAATGGCTGGCAAGACTCTGCTATTTTGAGACTTGCGGAGTTCCAGTTGGTCGCTACTCAATGGCGGAAATATGCAGGCGACTTGTCTGATGAAAGTATTGTAACCGATCCTCAAGAACCTCCCTTCACGAGTTTTGAACTCGGAAGCGTGAGTATCGAGGAAAACTCAGCCAAAGAACCATTCAACTACATTCTTCCTCCTGGGGTAGAGCGATTGATCCAGAATGGTAGCATTCAGGGAAGTTTCCTTCAAAATGAACGCTCCCTCCAGATCAAGACTTGTAATCTCAAGGATGGGGATGCCCGAGGTATTTTCAAAAAAGTATCGAGTGATTTGCGGCAATATGACCGCCTCAAAATGTGGGTTCATGCTGAGCCTACAGACGACGGAGTTGTTCCTCCCAATTTTGTGAATACCGGGGACGCCACTGCTTTCATCCGATTGGGGATGGACAACGATGAAAACTACTACGAGTACGAATTGCCGTTGACGCCTTCCACGCCCAATGATCAGACTGCAGAAAATATCTGGCTTGCTTCGAATGAGTTCGACTTTGAGTTGGTCAAATTGGCATTGGCCAAAGAGGATCGAAACAACTCGGGGACAGGGTTGATTTATCGGCACGCCTACCGAGATGATGATTTGCCGGAAGGTCACCAGATCTATGTGAAGGGTACGCCACAGCTGAGCGATGTCCGGAACATCGTGATCGGGGTCAGAAACCCTACAGGTGGTGAGGTAGATCCGGTTTGCCTAGAGGTTTGGGTGAATGAGTTGCGAATGACCAACTTCAATGCTTCGGCAGGTTGGGCAGGAAATGCCAGCGCACGACTCAAACTGGCAGACTTGGGTAGCATAGATGCGAACGTAGCCTATAAATCCACAGGTTTTGGTCCGCTTGAACAACGTTTGAGTACCCGAAGCTTGGAGGAAATGATCCGCTACAATATTTCTGCTAGCTTGAATCTCGACAAATTCTTCCCAAAGAAATGGGGACTTCAGCTTCCGATGTATGCTACTTTTGGTGAGCAAATTCGGAATCCCCTCTTTGATCCTCAGGAAGGGGACGTCTCGGCAGATAGGCTCGTGGAGTCGCTAGATCCAGAAGATGCCAAAGAGCGGCTCAGGGAAATTCAGGATTACCGGCGAACCCGAAGTATCAATTTCAACGACTGGCGAAAGATCAAAGTCGCGCCCGGTCCGAGGGCCGGAGGGGGTCGAGAGGGAGGTAGGAACCAGCAAGTGTCTTATCCTTGGGATATTTCAAACTTCTCGGTGAATTATGCCTATAGTGAATCCTACGCTCGAAGTGCTACCATTGAGCAACTCCTCAATACCCAGCATCAGGGTGGAATGAATTATCGGTATACTTTCCCTCAGTTGTCGGTCAAGCCATTCTCCTGGGTCAAGAAAAGCTCCTTCCTGTCTCAATGGTCATTTAATCCATTACCTACATCTTTCTCGATGACGGTTAATGGTAATCGACTGTTCGAGGATCGACGGATTAGACCTACCACAGAATTTGGGGGAGATCTTGATCCATTGTTTACTAAAAACTTCCTGATAACCAGATCATACAATTTGACTTGGGCATTTACCCAAAACCTCCAGTTGAATTATTCTGCTACGAATATTTCCCGTGTGGATGAGGTGAAGGGTTATTGGTCTGATGCTACGCAGGAGGAAAGAGATTCCGTGGGAAGCTTGATTGAGAATCTGTTCCATGTGGGACGAGATACCTCGCGAGGGTTCGAGAATTTGATCAATATGGGCCGAAATATTGATTTCGTCCAAAATATCAATCTCGCCTACCAGCTTCCCTTTTCCCAGATCAAACCATTGAACTGGATCAGCGGTAATGTCGGATATTCTGCCTCCTTCAATTGGCAGCAGGCTCCGGAGATCAATCCTTCGTTTGGAGGATCGGCTCGGAACAATCAAAATATCCAAGCGAGTGCTCGACTGGATTTGAATGGGCTGTATCGGAAATTCAAGCCACTGAGAGATGTGCTGGATGCACAGCAAAAGCGTGAGCGTGAGCGGAGGGCCGCTGAAAATGCCAGTAGGAATCCCCGAAGACCTAATCCTCAGCAACCTCAGCCGACCGAGGAAGAGGCAGATACGACCAAGCAGCCTTCTCCATTTGTCAAATTCCTCAAGAATGTAGGAAGGGAAGTCGTCCGAATTGGTCTAAGTGTCAAGAGTGCAGATCTGAGCTACACGGGGAACAATAGTACTACGTTGCCCGGGTATCTCCCTCGAACCAATAACTTTGGTTTTGACTGGGAATATGTCGATCCCGCTACCGGAGAGATTAGTTCTGTGATTGCTCCGACTTGGCAATTCATTTTTGGGGGACAACGAGATATCAGGCCCACGGCAGCTCAATATGGCTGGATTTCGAGAGACTCTGCGCTCTCCAATCTATTCTTGCAGAATTCTAGCGAACAATTGACAGGGCGAACATCCGTAGAATTGTTCCGAGGATTCCGAGTAGAGCTGAATGTAAACCGAAGCATCTCCACCAATGATTCTGAGTTTTTCCGATGGGATCCTCAAGAAATGAACTATCGGAGTTTCGACCCATTGAGGAGTGGCAACTTCACCATGTCTACCATGCTGATCGGTACAGCTTGGGAGTTTGGAAAGGCTGAGAACTCAGAATCATACAATGAATTCGATCGGATTCGACAAGATATTTCTCGAAGGTATTCCGAAGAGAATCCAAATACCGTGGGCAATCCCATTGTGCAAGGCGGATACGTCAATGGATATCTAGGGTCCAATCAGGATGTTTTGATCACCTCAATGTTGGCTTCATACGGTGTCTACAATCCGAACAAGATCAAACTGACCAGCTTCCCAGATATTCCATTGCCCAACTGGAGTGTGAACTACAACCTCCTCACGGGAATCCCAAGCTTGAAGAAATGGCTTTCATCCATGACACTCAAGCATGCTTATCGGGCGACATATTCTGTTGGAACGTTCAACAACAACTTGAATTTCCTTGATGACAATGGGGATGGATTTGCAGATGAGCCTAAGATCGTGGGGATAGATTCCACCACGGGAACGGTCATTGTAGATTATTTCTCAGAGGACAACATTCAGGCCGTTCAGATGTCCGAGCAATTTGCACCGCTGATTGGCTTCAACATGAATTGGAAGAATGGGGTGACCACCCAAATTGACTTCAAGAAAGGAAGGCAGCTGACCATGAATGTGGGGAGTCTCCAATTGGTAGAATTGAGAAATACCGATGTCCTACTTATGGTGGGCTATCGTAAAGATAAATTGAATTGGAATCTACGATTGTTCGGAAGAGAACTATATTTGCGAAACAGCATGAACTTCTCGTTGCGAGCGACGCTCCGAGAGACACGGGAAGTGAACCATGTCCTCCCTCAAATTGTGGGTGAGCCACGACTGGCTTCCCAGCCCACGAGAGGGTCATTTAACCTCATTTTGAATCCCACAGTGGATTATGTTGTAAACAAGCGCTTGAATGTTCGGGTGTTCTTCGAATACAACTTCAACGATCCAGTTACAGGCAACGCCTATCGCACAGCCTTTACCAGTGGTGGTTTCCAATTGAGGTTTGCCCTGAGCAATTAA